In Ovis aries strain OAR_USU_Benz2616 breed Rambouillet chromosome 8, ARS-UI_Ramb_v3.0, whole genome shotgun sequence, a single window of DNA contains:
- the LOC114116187 gene encoding calcium homeostasis modulator protein 6-like, with amino-acid sequence MEKFREVLTLQLKHRNALGYCLVSLLTVGGERIFSSAVFQCPCSAAWNLPYGLVFLLVPALALFLLGCMLNGSTWRVLTGCCSRGCCAGLRKAWVCLNISVSALVAPLIWVSMALLGGTFYECLASGSEVLARYLCVGRDPRCVAQLPLVPCQQAQEPDMKQLQKELQRELTAQSQILGWSLIAIVIIVLLFFISINRHCSPISYMQLKFWEIYLQQEQQIFKSQATEHATQLAKENVKCFFECSHPQECKTPSIEDWQKISSLYTFIPKEQYYSNAQIREQKQKNQSSTSQEYAMVPGPGFADSSDMNSTTDL; translated from the exons ATGGAGAAGTTTCGGGAGGTGTTGACCTTGCAACTCAAACACCGCAACGCTCTGGGCTACTGCCTGGTGAGCCTGCTGACGGTGGGCGGGGAGCGCATCTTCTCCAGCGCGGTCTTCCAGTGCCCGTGCAGCGCCGCCTGGAACCTGCCCTACGGCCTGGTCTTCCTGCTGGTGCCGGCGCTGGCGCTCTTCCTTCTGGGCTGCATGCTGAACGGGAGCACCTGGCGCGTGCTGACCGGCTGCTGCTCTCGGGGCTGCTGCGCGGGGCTGCGCAAGGCCTGGGTGTGCTTGAACATCAGCGTCTCCGCCTTGGTGGCGCCGCTCATCTGGGTGTCCATGGCGCTGCTCGGGGGCACCTTCTACGAGTGCCTTGCCAGCGGGAGCGAGGTCCTGGCGCGGTACCTGTGCGTGGGCCGCGACCCGCGCTGCGTCGCCCAGCTGCCGCTGGTGCCCTGCCAGCAGGCCCAGGAGCCCGACATGAAGCAGCTGCAGAAGGAGCTGCAGAGGGAGCTCACGGCACAGTCGCAG ATATTAGGCTGGAGCCTGATAGCAATTGTTATCATCGTCCTCCTGTTTTTTATATCAATCAATCGACACTGCTCTCCAATTAGTTACATGCAGCTGAAATTTTGGGAAATCTATTTGCAACAGGAgcagcagatttttaaaagtcaagccACAGAACATGCAACGCAACTGGCAAAGGAAAATGTCAAATGTTTCTTTGAGTGCTCACATCCACAGGAATGCAAAACTCCAAGTATTGAAGACTGGCAGAAGATTTCATCACTATATACTTTCATTCCAAAGGAGCAGTACTACAGTAATGCACAAATACGTGaacaaaaacagaagaatcaAAGTAGCACATCTCAAGAATATGCAATGGTTCCTGGTCCTGGCTTTGCAGATTCATCTGATATGAACAGCACTACAGACTTATGA